The following coding sequences lie in one uncultured Flavobacterium sp. genomic window:
- a CDS encoding NAD(P)/FAD-dependent oxidoreductase has product MKEHYDVVIVGSGLGGLVSSIILAKEGYSVCVLEKNNQYGGNLQTFVRDKTIFDTGIHYIGGLEKGQNLYQYFKYIGIVDQLNLKKLDENGFDIISFEDDKNEYPHAQGYENFVDQLGVYFPDEKANIAAYCEKLKTICDCFPLYNLNWEGKYDNEILALNAKETIESFTENEKLKAVLAGSNFLYAGIPDKSPFYVHALSVNSYIQSSWRCINGGSQITKQLLKQLKKHGGEFYKYKEVTRFNVENNKVTSVEMKDGTQVSGTRFISNIDPKTTLKLVGEENFRKAFFSRIQSLEGVISAFSLYVVFKPETFKYINHNHYHFKKSSEVWSAHNYDEASWPKAFMASMNASKKQEEWAEGMTFITYMKYDDVIPWVDTFNTTAEKNDRGESYEEFKSRKTAKFLDEIELKFPGIKDCIQSIHTSTPLSYRDYIGGHNGNMYGYVKDSDNPMKTLIPSKTKLDNLYLTGQSINMHGVLGVTIGAVVTCSEILGKEYLVNKINQISK; this is encoded by the coding sequence ATGAAAGAGCATTACGATGTAGTAATTGTAGGCAGCGGTTTAGGCGGTTTAGTATCGTCTATTATTCTGGCCAAAGAAGGTTACAGCGTTTGTGTGCTTGAAAAAAACAATCAATACGGCGGAAACCTACAGACTTTTGTACGTGACAAAACTATTTTTGATACCGGAATTCACTACATTGGAGGTCTTGAAAAAGGTCAAAATTTGTATCAGTATTTTAAATATATTGGTATTGTTGACCAGTTAAATCTGAAAAAATTAGATGAAAATGGTTTCGATATTATCTCTTTTGAAGATGATAAAAACGAATATCCACATGCGCAGGGTTACGAAAATTTTGTCGATCAATTGGGTGTTTACTTCCCGGATGAAAAAGCAAACATTGCAGCATATTGCGAAAAATTAAAAACAATTTGTGATTGCTTTCCTCTCTATAATTTAAACTGGGAAGGTAAATATGACAATGAAATTTTGGCACTAAATGCCAAAGAAACTATAGAATCCTTTACTGAAAATGAAAAACTAAAAGCGGTTTTGGCCGGTTCAAATTTTCTGTATGCAGGAATTCCGGATAAATCGCCTTTTTACGTTCATGCCCTTTCGGTAAACTCTTATATTCAAAGTTCATGGCGTTGCATTAATGGTGGAAGTCAGATCACGAAGCAGCTTTTAAAGCAGCTCAAAAAACACGGCGGCGAATTTTACAAATACAAAGAAGTTACCCGTTTTAATGTCGAAAATAACAAAGTAACATCTGTAGAAATGAAGGACGGAACTCAGGTTTCCGGCACTCGTTTCATCTCTAATATAGATCCAAAAACTACGCTGAAACTTGTTGGCGAAGAAAACTTCAGAAAAGCATTTTTTAGTAGAATTCAAAGTCTTGAAGGCGTTATTTCAGCTTTTAGTTTATATGTTGTTTTTAAGCCTGAAACTTTCAAATACATCAATCACAATCATTATCATTTCAAGAAAAGCAGCGAAGTATGGTCTGCTCATAACTACGATGAAGCTTCATGGCCAAAAGCTTTTATGGCTTCTATGAATGCTTCAAAAAAACAGGAAGAATGGGCAGAAGGAATGACTTTTATTACCTACATGAAATATGATGATGTGATACCGTGGGTTGATACTTTTAATACAACTGCTGAAAAAAATGATCGTGGTGAAAGTTACGAGGAATTCAAATCAAGAAAAACAGCTAAATTTCTTGATGAAATCGAACTCAAATTTCCGGGAATAAAAGATTGTATTCAGTCCATTCATACTTCTACTCCACTTTCGTATCGGGATTATATTGGCGGACACAATGGCAATATGTATGGTTATGTTAAGGATTCAGACAATCCTATGAAAACCCTGATTCCGTCAAAAACCAAGTTAGACAATCTTTATCTTACGGGACAAAGCATCAATATGCATGGGGTTTTGGGAGTAACTATTGGAGCTGTAGTAACGTGTTCAGAAATTCTTGGAAAAGAATATCTGGTGAATAAAATCAATCAGATATCTAAATAA
- a CDS encoding 1-acyl-sn-glycerol-3-phosphate acyltransferase: MQKNNNKYHMHHYFYTIHLFVNRRKSLSVVLAILMLFVFGFFASKIKFEEDITKLIPTNDKADVTAKVLKQLNFADKITVIFKLEKNGTNEDLKEMATAFSDSVTKSSKPYITGIQGKIDEENIQETIDFVYNNLPLFLENKDYNAIQNKLQKDSIAAAVQGNYKSIISPSGFITKDFILQDPLGISFIALKKLQQLNIGDDFTLDGGFVMTKDKKKLLLFITSNLPSSETEKNTVFATKLKSIQDNLNQKFKTKTSISYFGSALIAVANANRIKSDIILTTTIAMITLMLILILFYRKVLIPLIIFLPTVFGAFFAVAFLYFVKEQISAISLGIGSILLGITIDYSIHILTHYKHNSDVQTLYKDITMPVIMSSSTTAVAFLCLLFVKSDALNDLGIFAAVIVMASAFFSLLIVPHLYKPKENNFDHKKNVIDKLANFSFHNNKFLIGFCVIITIICCFTYNNVGFNNDLSQLNYVPKEIRAAEKELEKSTSLTSKTIYVASYGNSMEEVLQNNSKLFSDLSKEKQQDKILNFSSVGGIMLSQKEQKQKIDRWNSFWDTNKKQLLKSELIDEGSKLGFKPTTYTNFFDHLDFNFKPISAKEYLKIQTLQLKEFVTEKNGFFTISTLVKVAPEQRDAFVKSASAKNNLIAIDRQQMNETFFSTLKTDFNSLVNYSFVAVILILFFFFRRVELVIVSCIPIALTGIVTAGIMGVFGIQMNIFSMIVCTLIFGHGVDFSIFMTSALQKEYTTGKNEIAIYRTSIILAVITTILGIGAMIFAQHPALRSISSVSLIGVFAALIITFIFYPILFKLFLSNRPKNGNAPFELRSFLHGVLSFSYYGLGGILMSIFCLILMPIIPLNEKTKMKGFRYCISKFMKSVLYSNPFLHKKVINKFDENFEKPAIIIANHSSFLDILTIGMLSPKIIFLVNDWVYNSPIFGATVRKAGFYPVSEGLEEGVEHLRQKVNEGYSLMIFPEGTRSESNQIKRFHKGAFYLAEKFNLDILPVLIHGASETLPKGDFVIHDGSLTVSILERITPENLSFGKNYAERTKQISTFYKAKFQKLRQEIEGPDYFKKMLIHTYDYKEIEIVNSVKKDLKTHLETYYHLNQHISAKAKLAHFSNDHGQLDVLLALQEPQRKIYSYNNDEEKREVSKTNYIVKKRKILYQESLESILENQYDVVLISDENYKNDLEKIVSVTSCVILMDSSNLKTTLINNFGFDCAFDQNSIIILNKN, from the coding sequence GTGCAAAAAAACAATAATAAATACCACATGCATCATTATTTTTACACTATTCATTTATTTGTAAACCGACGAAAATCATTGTCAGTTGTGTTGGCTATTCTGATGCTTTTTGTGTTTGGATTTTTTGCTTCTAAAATTAAGTTTGAAGAAGATATTACCAAACTTATCCCAACAAACGACAAGGCTGATGTCACCGCAAAAGTTTTAAAACAACTTAATTTTGCCGATAAAATTACCGTTATTTTCAAACTCGAAAAAAACGGAACAAATGAAGATTTAAAAGAAATGGCAACTGCTTTTTCTGATAGCGTTACTAAATCCAGCAAACCTTATATAACTGGAATTCAGGGAAAAATTGACGAGGAAAATATTCAGGAAACCATAGATTTTGTTTACAATAATCTTCCTCTTTTTCTGGAGAATAAGGATTATAATGCTATTCAAAATAAACTTCAAAAAGACAGTATTGCTGCAGCTGTTCAGGGCAATTATAAATCAATTATTTCGCCTTCGGGATTTATAACTAAAGATTTTATACTGCAAGATCCGCTTGGGATTTCTTTTATTGCTTTAAAAAAATTACAACAGCTGAATATCGGTGACGATTTTACGCTTGACGGTGGTTTTGTGATGACGAAAGACAAAAAGAAATTATTGCTTTTTATTACGTCAAATCTTCCGTCGAGCGAAACAGAAAAGAACACCGTTTTTGCCACCAAACTAAAATCTATTCAGGATAATCTGAATCAGAAATTTAAAACCAAAACTTCGATCAGTTACTTTGGTTCCGCATTAATTGCCGTTGCAAATGCCAATCGAATTAAGAGCGATATTATTTTAACGACAACAATCGCGATGATTACGCTGATGTTGATCTTGATTTTGTTCTATAGAAAAGTATTAATTCCGTTAATCATTTTTCTTCCAACCGTTTTTGGAGCTTTCTTTGCCGTTGCCTTTTTATATTTTGTAAAAGAGCAAATCTCAGCCATTTCTCTCGGAATTGGCTCTATCTTATTAGGAATCACGATTGATTATTCTATTCATATTCTCACGCATTACAAACACAACAGCGATGTACAAACTTTGTACAAAGACATTACAATGCCGGTAATTATGAGTAGTTCAACCACTGCGGTTGCCTTTTTATGTTTGCTTTTTGTAAAATCAGATGCGTTGAATGATCTTGGAATTTTTGCCGCTGTAATTGTTATGGCTTCGGCATTTTTCTCCCTTTTGATTGTTCCGCATTTATACAAACCAAAAGAGAATAATTTTGATCACAAGAAAAATGTCATTGATAAATTGGCAAATTTCTCCTTTCACAACAATAAATTTTTAATTGGCTTTTGCGTTATCATCACCATCATTTGCTGCTTCACTTATAATAATGTGGGCTTCAATAACGATTTATCGCAGTTAAATTATGTTCCAAAAGAAATTAGAGCCGCCGAAAAAGAGCTGGAAAAAAGCACGAGTTTAACATCCAAAACCATTTATGTTGCCTCATACGGAAATAGTATGGAAGAAGTTTTGCAAAACAACAGCAAACTTTTCTCTGATTTATCAAAAGAAAAACAACAAGATAAAATATTAAATTTCAGTTCAGTTGGCGGAATTATGCTTTCGCAAAAGGAACAAAAACAGAAGATTGACAGATGGAATTCGTTTTGGGATACAAATAAAAAGCAGCTTTTAAAATCTGAATTGATTGACGAAGGTTCAAAACTAGGTTTCAAACCAACTACTTATACCAACTTTTTTGATCATTTAGATTTCAACTTCAAACCCATTTCTGCCAAAGAATATTTAAAAATTCAAACGTTACAGCTAAAAGAATTTGTAACCGAAAAGAATGGTTTTTTCACGATTTCTACTTTAGTAAAAGTGGCTCCGGAACAACGAGATGCTTTTGTGAAATCGGCTTCAGCCAAAAATAATCTCATTGCGATTGACCGTCAGCAAATGAATGAAACGTTTTTCAGCACCTTGAAAACCGATTTTAATTCGTTAGTAAATTATTCATTTGTGGCTGTAATTCTGATCTTATTTTTCTTTTTCAGAAGAGTCGAATTGGTAATTGTAAGTTGTATTCCAATTGCTTTAACGGGAATTGTAACAGCAGGAATCATGGGCGTTTTTGGTATTCAAATGAATATCTTTAGTATGATTGTTTGTACGTTGATTTTTGGACACGGCGTTGATTTTAGTATTTTCATGACAAGCGCACTTCAAAAAGAATATACAACCGGAAAAAACGAAATTGCCATTTATAGAACATCCATTATTCTGGCTGTTATTACCACGATATTAGGAATTGGCGCGATGATTTTTGCACAACATCCGGCGTTGCGATCAATTTCATCGGTTTCTTTGATTGGAGTTTTTGCCGCTTTGATTATCACGTTTATTTTCTACCCGATTCTGTTTAAATTATTTTTATCGAATCGTCCAAAAAACGGAAATGCTCCTTTTGAGTTACGATCGTTTTTACACGGTGTTTTATCCTTTTCTTATTACGGACTTGGCGGAATTTTAATGTCAATTTTCTGTTTGATCCTTATGCCGATAATTCCGTTAAACGAAAAAACAAAAATGAAAGGATTTAGATATTGCATTTCAAAATTCATGAAATCAGTATTGTATTCCAATCCATTTCTTCATAAAAAGGTCATTAATAAATTTGATGAAAATTTCGAAAAACCCGCAATCATTATTGCCAATCATTCGTCATTTCTTGATATTCTGACGATCGGAATGTTGAGTCCAAAAATTATATTTTTAGTAAATGACTGGGTTTACAACTCTCCTATTTTTGGCGCTACGGTAAGAAAAGCAGGTTTCTATCCCGTTTCTGAAGGACTTGAAGAAGGCGTTGAACATTTGCGCCAAAAAGTAAACGAAGGTTATTCGTTAATGATTTTTCCGGAAGGAACACGCTCAGAAAGTAATCAGATTAAACGTTTTCATAAAGGGGCTTTTTATCTTGCCGAAAAATTCAATTTAGATATTCTTCCGGTTTTAATTCATGGTGCTTCAGAAACACTTCCTAAAGGTGATTTTGTAATTCATGACGGCAGTCTTACGGTTTCTATTCTGGAAAGAATTACACCCGAAAATCTTTCTTTCGGAAAAAATTATGCCGAAAGAACAAAGCAAATAAGTACTTTTTATAAAGCTAAATTTCAGAAACTCCGTCAGGAAATTGAAGGACCTGATTATTTCAAAAAAATGCTTATTCACACTTATGATTACAAAGAAATTGAAATCGTAAATAGTGTAAAAAAAGATTTAAAAACGCATCTGGAAACCTATTATCACTTAAACCAGCACATTTCGGCGAAAGCCAAACTTGCACATTTCTCAAACGATCATGGGCAATTAGATGTTTTATTAGCATTGCAGGAACCACAGCGAAAAATATATTCCTATAATAATGACGAAGAAAAACGTGAAGTTTCTAAAACCAATTATATCGTTAAAAAGAGAAAAATCCTCTATCAGGAAAGTCTCGAATCAATTTTAGAAAATCAATATGATGTTGTTTTAATTTCTGATGAAAATTATAAAAATGATCTTGAAAAAATCGTTTCTGTAACTTCCTGTGTTATTTTAATGGATAGTTCTAATTTAAAAACCACTTTGATTAATAACTTTGGTTTTGATTGTGCTTTTGACCAAAATTCTATAATCATATTAAACAAAAACTAA
- a CDS encoding DUF2062 domain-containing protein, with amino-acid sequence MKPIIPQQELLNSTHFCVIVPTYNNHKTLKKVLDSILDFTTNIIIVNDGSTDETFEILKQYSQFTQIHHPENLGKGRALRNGFRKAIEMHFEYAITIDSDGQHFASDIPNFITEIQKEPNTLLIGSRNMTQENVPKKSSFGNKFSNFWFKFETGIELDDTQSGFRLYPLNLIPKQFYTNKFEFEIEVIVRSAWKGIVVKNIPIQILYDPAERVSHFRPFKDFTRISILNTVLVINALLYIKPRDYLRKAKKKGFKKFFLEDILESSDSNFKKSASIALGIFIGISPFWGFQTILLFTFAALFRLNKVIAYLASNVSFPPFIPFVIYGSLKMGSYFVSNEAPLILDSSITLDDIQKNATQYIIGSLILASVLALSVGLLSYLLLTAFSSKKNYNN; translated from the coding sequence ATGAAACCTATAATACCACAGCAAGAATTGCTTAATTCGACCCATTTTTGTGTCATTGTTCCCACATACAACAATCACAAAACGCTAAAAAAAGTGCTGGATTCTATTTTAGATTTCACTACCAATATCATTATTGTTAATGATGGATCGACCGATGAAACTTTTGAGATTTTAAAACAATATTCGCAATTCACGCAAATTCATCATCCTGAAAACTTAGGAAAAGGACGAGCATTGAGAAATGGCTTTAGAAAAGCAATCGAAATGCATTTTGAATATGCAATCACTATTGATTCTGATGGACAACATTTTGCTTCTGATATTCCAAATTTTATAACCGAAATTCAAAAAGAACCAAATACTTTATTGATTGGGAGCCGAAATATGACGCAGGAAAATGTACCAAAGAAAAGTAGTTTTGGAAATAAATTTTCGAACTTCTGGTTTAAGTTCGAAACCGGAATTGAACTGGATGATACACAATCAGGCTTCAGATTGTATCCTTTAAATTTAATTCCGAAACAATTTTATACCAACAAATTTGAGTTCGAAATTGAAGTTATTGTTCGTTCTGCCTGGAAAGGTATTGTGGTTAAAAACATTCCAATTCAAATTTTGTACGATCCTGCAGAACGCGTTTCACATTTTCGTCCGTTTAAAGATTTTACTCGAATCAGTATTTTAAATACCGTTTTGGTTATCAATGCATTGTTGTATATCAAACCGAGAGATTATCTTAGAAAAGCAAAAAAAAAAGGATTTAAAAAGTTTTTTCTTGAAGATATTTTAGAAAGCAGTGATTCTAATTTCAAAAAATCAGCATCAATTGCTTTAGGTATTTTCATCGGGATTTCTCCTTTTTGGGGATTTCAAACCATTTTACTTTTTACTTTCGCCGCTTTATTCAGGCTAAATAAAGTCATTGCTTATCTGGCGTCAAATGTGAGCTTTCCTCCTTTTATCCCGTTTGTTATCTATGGTTCTTTAAAAATGGGAAGTTATTTTGTGTCAAACGAAGCTCCTTTAATTTTAGACAGTTCTATCACGCTCGACGATATTCAGAAAAATGCAACGCAATATATCATCGGAAGTCTTATTTTAGCATCCGTTTTGGCACTATCAGTTGGTTTATTAAGTTACTTGCTTTTAACAGCTTTTAGTTCTAAGAAAAATTACAATAATTAA
- a CDS encoding 3-hydroxyacyl-ACP dehydratase, producing the protein MVLKDFYKILSEEKTGDSKYNIAILINEKHEVFDGHFPGNPIMPGVCMIQIIKELTEAITKSTLMIQTLANVKFMALINPEATPELRLELDITTTEDDLVKVKNTTYFNDTVALKLSNVYKKI; encoded by the coding sequence ATGGTTTTAAAAGATTTTTATAAAATACTTTCCGAAGAAAAAACAGGAGATTCTAAATATAATATTGCGATTCTGATCAACGAAAAACATGAAGTTTTCGATGGTCATTTTCCGGGGAATCCAATTATGCCGGGTGTTTGCATGATTCAGATTATTAAAGAACTTACAGAAGCAATTACCAAAAGTACTTTGATGATTCAAACACTTGCCAACGTAAAGTTTATGGCATTGATTAATCCTGAAGCTACTCCAGAATTGCGTTTAGAACTTGATATTACAACAACCGAAGATGATTTGGTTAAAGTAAAAAACACGACTTATTTTAACGACACTGTTGCTTTGAAATTAAGCAATGTCTACAAAAAAATATAA
- a CDS encoding outer membrane beta-barrel protein, producing MNSKKIYIALVAFFVLHQIQAQVTFKPGLRAGVSFSTFSQTRSSYKPDFYIGGFGEIKLTKVYTLQPEITFSQQGSNNVKTFINYNGVNTIQSRDLEIDYLSIAMINKFTFNGGFQFQVGPTLDFRLRDNLLYVNSDVDLAFVTGIAYRLPSGLTFEARFKKGLIDVLNSDYYGSNGNNQDYWFGDYNTNVSFQLGISYPFGK from the coding sequence TTGAATTCAAAAAAAATATACATCGCCTTAGTAGCTTTTTTTGTATTACATCAAATACAAGCGCAAGTTACTTTTAAACCGGGTTTGAGAGCCGGAGTTTCATTTTCTACCTTTTCGCAAACACGTTCAAGCTATAAACCTGATTTTTATATCGGTGGTTTCGGTGAAATCAAATTAACGAAAGTTTACACTTTGCAGCCTGAAATTACATTTAGTCAACAAGGTTCAAATAATGTTAAGACTTTTATTAATTATAATGGTGTTAATACTATTCAATCCAGAGATTTAGAAATCGACTATCTTTCTATTGCTATGATTAATAAATTTACCTTTAATGGTGGTTTTCAGTTTCAGGTTGGTCCAACTTTAGATTTTAGATTGCGAGATAATTTACTCTACGTAAACTCTGATGTCGATTTAGCTTTTGTTACGGGTATTGCATATAGATTACCTTCAGGATTAACTTTTGAAGCACGTTTCAAGAAAGGTTTAATTGATGTTTTAAACAGCGATTATTACGGAAGTAACGGCAATAATCAAGATTATTGGTTTGGAGATTACAATACAAATGTTAGCTTTCAATTAGGCATTTCTTATCCTTTTGGTAAATAA
- a CDS encoding porin family protein, with product MRKITVIAFVLFIGIITSNAQVRVSPGIRGGLNVSSFTNFETSDSKTDFYVGGFVAIRFNKYFTLQPELTYTRQGAQVHDYLIGGYGYRSTNYNLNYLSLGAVAKFHIGGTGFHILGGPSLDIKTDDNFPTYEYNPAGVDFALVGGVGYSLPNGLSFEARFKQGLIDIYGYEGIDTSSNYYYDNVILNKVFQIGISYTFKVK from the coding sequence ATGAGAAAAATAACCGTAATTGCCTTTGTTTTGTTTATCGGAATTATAACATCAAATGCACAAGTGAGAGTTAGCCCGGGAATTCGTGGAGGTTTAAATGTTTCAAGTTTTACCAATTTTGAAACTAGTGACTCAAAAACAGATTTTTATGTTGGTGGTTTTGTAGCTATAAGATTTAATAAATATTTTACACTGCAACCTGAATTAACCTATACCAGACAAGGTGCTCAAGTACACGACTATTTGATAGGAGGATATGGATATCGTTCAACTAATTATAATTTAAATTATTTGTCATTAGGAGCTGTTGCTAAATTTCATATTGGAGGAACTGGATTTCATATCTTAGGTGGTCCGTCATTGGATATTAAAACGGATGATAACTTCCCTACATACGAATACAATCCTGCTGGTGTTGACTTTGCTTTGGTTGGTGGTGTTGGATATTCTTTGCCAAACGGATTATCTTTTGAAGCACGATTCAAACAAGGGTTAATTGATATATATGGTTATGAAGGTATTGACACTTCTAGTAATTATTACTATGATAATGTTATTTTGAATAAGGTTTTTCAAATTGGTATCAGTTATACATTTAAAGTAAAATAA
- a CDS encoding outer membrane lipoprotein carrier protein LolA, which yields MKTKIALLILFISGNLFAQEQKMTDAEIASFKQDVNVVAKKIKTLSTDFVQYKHLDFLSKDIETSGKMVFKEPSLLQWQYKKPYNYSIVFKNGKILINDEGKKSAVDIGNSKIFGRINKLIVGSVSGNMFDDKEFTISYFKLKGQNLAKFVPKDATLKKYIKQIELTFDKEEATVVQVKLLESSEDYTRIVLKNKVINAKIDDSVFNN from the coding sequence ATGAAAACTAAAATAGCACTCTTAATTCTATTTATTTCAGGCAATTTGTTTGCTCAGGAACAAAAAATGACCGATGCAGAAATTGCGTCTTTTAAACAAGATGTAAATGTTGTTGCTAAAAAAATCAAAACTTTAAGTACTGATTTTGTTCAGTATAAACATTTAGATTTTTTGTCAAAAGATATTGAAACTTCGGGAAAAATGGTTTTTAAAGAACCATCCCTTCTTCAATGGCAATATAAAAAACCATATAATTATAGTATTGTTTTTAAAAACGGAAAAATCCTGATTAACGACGAAGGAAAGAAAAGTGCAGTCGATATTGGCAACAGTAAAATCTTTGGCCGCATTAATAAATTGATTGTGGGCAGCGTGAGCGGAAATATGTTTGACGACAAAGAATTTACAATTTCGTACTTTAAACTAAAAGGGCAAAATCTTGCGAAATTTGTTCCGAAAGATGCTACGCTGAAAAAATACATCAAACAAATCGAACTGACTTTTGATAAAGAAGAAGCCACAGTTGTACAAGTTAAACTACTGGAATCATCTGAAGATTATACCCGAATTGTACTTAAAAATAAAGTGATCAATGCAAAAATCGACGATTCAGTTTTTAATAATTAA
- a CDS encoding polysaccharide deacetylase family protein, translated as MITHKNISLFFIFLLLLLFLLNFYIAIHFGWFVTIILIWLGINAFGSSRISSNYHVKAFCNNPLETEKKIALTFDDGPSVFTLDVLKLLKKYNAKATFFCIGKNIESHPEIVKQIIAEGHLVGNHSYSHSPFFDFYNAKKITEELQKTDILLEKFTSKKINFFRPPYGVTTPSIRRALQLTGHKVIGWSIRSLDGGTKNQNLIFNRIIKRVSPGGIVLLHDTGSHSVLVLEQFLQFLQQNNYEVISVEELLNLKAYEIERG; from the coding sequence ATGATAACGCATAAAAACATATCACTCTTTTTTATCTTTTTATTGCTTTTATTATTTCTTCTGAACTTTTATATTGCAATACATTTTGGGTGGTTTGTAACAATTATTTTGATTTGGTTGGGAATAAATGCTTTTGGTTCTTCTCGAATTTCATCCAATTATCATGTAAAAGCTTTCTGCAATAATCCGTTAGAAACAGAGAAAAAAATCGCTCTTACTTTTGATGATGGCCCGAGTGTTTTTACTTTAGATGTTTTAAAACTGCTAAAAAAATATAATGCAAAAGCGACTTTTTTCTGCATTGGAAAAAATATCGAATCACATCCTGAAATCGTAAAACAAATTATAGCCGAAGGTCATTTGGTTGGAAATCATTCGTACAGTCATTCTCCTTTTTTCGATTTTTATAATGCAAAAAAAATAACCGAAGAACTTCAGAAAACAGATATCCTTCTGGAAAAATTTACCTCAAAAAAAATCAACTTCTTTCGTCCGCCTTATGGAGTTACGACACCATCGATCAGGAGAGCTTTGCAACTAACCGGTCATAAAGTTATTGGCTGGAGTATTCGTTCGCTTGACGGCGGAACAAAAAATCAAAATTTAATTTTCAATCGAATTATAAAACGTGTTTCTCCCGGCGGAATTGTACTTTTGCACGATACGGGATCACACTCTGTTTTAGTATTGGAACAATTTTTGCAATTTTTACAGCAAAACAATTATGAAGTGATTTCGGTTGAAGAACTTTTGAATCTTAAAGCTTATGAGATTGAACGCGGATAA
- a CDS encoding beta-ketoacyl synthase N-terminal-like domain-containing protein, with the protein MRKTYINGVGCISAQKTFDTVFLEEAVCNQNETVFSIVAPVYKDFITPAAIRRMAKGVKNGIVASALALKDAQLKNVDAIITGTGLGCIEDSEKFLKNILDNNEEFLTPTSFIQSTHNTVGAQIALSLQCKGYNFTYVNGAVSFESALLDAKMQIQENEANSILVGGIDENGDYTTSLFKLIGRIKQDGNEPYDVLNPTSTGAIFGEGASFFVLENEKKDTTYAQVLDVEIKNTLEENEVEKEIINFLNANNLQISDIDAVVLGLDGNITFDSYYKNLTENAFAKTPQLYYKHLSGEYDTASAFALWMASKVIRTQEIPEIIKVNSIEKPAYNTILLYNQLNGKNHSFTLLSK; encoded by the coding sequence ATGAGAAAGACATATATAAATGGAGTAGGTTGTATTTCGGCACAAAAGACATTTGATACTGTTTTTTTAGAAGAAGCTGTTTGTAATCAAAATGAGACTGTATTTTCAATAGTTGCTCCGGTTTACAAAGATTTTATTACACCGGCTGCAATTCGAAGAATGGCAAAAGGAGTAAAAAACGGAATCGTAGCTTCGGCATTAGCCTTAAAAGATGCACAACTTAAAAATGTAGATGCCATCATTACCGGAACAGGTTTGGGATGCATTGAAGATTCTGAAAAATTCCTGAAAAATATTCTCGACAATAACGAAGAATTCTTGACACCAACTTCGTTTATACAATCGACGCATAATACCGTTGGTGCTCAAATTGCTTTGTCATTGCAATGCAAAGGGTATAATTTTACGTATGTAAACGGAGCTGTTTCTTTTGAGTCGGCACTTTTAGATGCTAAAATGCAAATCCAGGAAAACGAAGCCAATTCTATTTTAGTTGGTGGAATTGACGAAAATGGCGACTACACAACATCACTTTTTAAACTGATAGGTCGAATCAAACAAGATGGAAATGAACCTTACGACGTTTTAAATCCAACTTCGACAGGGGCTATTTTTGGTGAAGGAGCGAGTTTTTTTGTTCTAGAAAATGAAAAAAAAGACACCACTTATGCTCAGGTTCTAGATGTTGAAATTAAAAATACGCTGGAAGAAAACGAAGTCGAAAAAGAAATAATTAATTTTTTAAACGCCAATAATTTACAAATTTCAGATATTGACGCAGTGGTTTTAGGTTTGGATGGCAACATCACTTTTGATTCTTATTACAAAAATCTGACTGAAAATGCTTTCGCAAAAACGCCTCAATTGTATTATAAACATTTGAGCGGCGAATATGATACGGCTTCGGCTTTTGCTTTATGGATGGCTTCAAAAGTAATCAGAACTCAGGAAATTCCAGAAATTATAAAAGTAAATTCTATTGAAAAACCAGCGTATAATACCATTTTATTGTACAATCAATTAAACGGGAAAAATCATAGTTTTACGTTACTTTCAAAATGA